TCTAACATGAGCTGATGGTTAAAAATAGGAGTaccacttgttaaaaaaaaaacacacacacacacacacacattgtcAAAAAAAGGCACCGAATTAAtagtatataaataaaattttttaaaaggaataatTACCTTATTATTTGCTTATTTGTGGTTACTTTGGTAATTAAttacttattattttttggaaattttgttgatatatatatatatatatattgcaaccCTGAAACAACTCAAAACGGTATGTCAAAATAGGCCGGTATTGAAATATTCCGTTCCAGTGGACAAACCGAAACATCTTCcgaaacggtattcataacattggtAAAAACTTACCTATAACTCAATAATCATAAAATAGAATTCTATGAGAAattcgatttttagaaaatcaagttttaaaacaaAGATACGATGTTTAATTGTTTCAAAATAGAGAAATTGTGCTAGATATTTTAAAAGGGTCatgttaacgagtgcccttagggcattagttaagaattcattttaggaaagttttgacatcacttttatgggaaatgaaaaaagctgtcaaaacattaattgttttttttcttttcttttcctataaaaactttctttaactagattcttaaccagtgccctaagggcactcgttggCATTTcccattttaaaatataagagTAAAAGCCATTTTCTCCCAGGTTTTGCGGCAAAAGGTTGGGCGGACCCTTAAAAATGTCCTAACATCAAGGCTCtaattttgacaaaattaaaCTTGAACGTGTTTATATGTTCGAAACTAAAGGAAAATGTGAGTATAGGTAGAGGAATTTCTTACCTTTGAAAAGAAGGGTTGACCCATTAGCCTGATGggttaaaggaaaattttgcaataaattcaccaataatctctctctctctctctctctctctctctctctctctctctctctctctccttggtATGTGTGATTATTTAGGATTATCAACTCATTTCGGTTGTAATTGTTAAAGTGTTTGCTTAAATGAGAATAAGTTGGATTGATCTTGTGATAAACCACTTACTAattgagttatttatttatttatttatttattttatatatatatatataatttttttatgcatgATTGTCAACGTTGTACAATATATGTGATGCATACAATAACTATACAACTGAAACATAACTTTTTAGTATTGCCCATTTGATAACTAGCCACAGACCTACACAATGTGTAGGAATATTATTAATGATCGATCATTTGTGGATAAACTTATTtgattgtaaaaaatttataatgataGTTCTTTAAGGATCATTTTGTCAAttgtcaaaagaaaatttttactgcttaaattaataaattaccattactaaaaaaaaaaaatcaaagaaatataaCACAActtatcaaattattcaaacaaaattttgtcaagAAATCATTTGAATCAGCCATCAAAATATATAGCATATCCTAGAAAATTCATAATTAAATATAGTGTAGAGTAAACATggattttacaaaaattaaacaatgaATTCAAATTgacataataaaattaataataataaaagtagaaaaatgaaaagaagacaAATCATGGtgtaaatttttgtgttgttgaATATTAATCTCATACTTGTGGactatatattttcatatatagtaAGAATGTAACTATTATTTGAATGATTATTGtgatttattgataataattaataataaaaaaattaaaaccttaaacgtttgtttttttttttttttttctgatataATGGTGGAGGCAgttgattgtcatttaatttaattaaaccAATAGATAATATTCTCATATAATCATACGTTTGAATTATTACCTATTACCTAGGCAAACAAAGAGTCATTCTTATAATATTTGataacttttatatttaatgaACCGTTTTAGAAAAGACTTTGATTATCATTATTATAATGCATTAGattcacaaaatatttagataGTTTATTCAAATATGATATggataatgaaaataaaaatgctgCTATAATTTCCCAAAAGAGTAGTAAGCCCGTGTGTTTACAAAAAGAACACACCTAAATTGTTGGAAATAATACACCAAGAATTTCTAAACCTAAGTTTCTATAACGCACTGGACATATAGATTGTTAATGTGTGAAAGCCTATAATAGTTCAGAGAGGAAGCCTATAACGCATTAGGCTTAGGCAAAACATTTCATATGCATTGGACTTTCATTCCAATCACATTACATACTCATGAATACAAAGAAACTTAGAGTGAGGAAGCAAAACATATTCTAATTTTACACACTATCTATAACGCATTGTTACTAAGtaatctattttctttttctttttcaaaagtaATCCAAGATTAACAACTAGCAaaagctgaattttttttttttttttttttgaataactaACGAAACTTGATTTGCATATAAACCTAGTTTAAGGAATCCAAAATTCgataatttgaacaaaattgagcaatataaatcaataacaaAGAACCCAATCGCAAGAAAGACCAAAACTTTAATGAATAATCTATGAAAATTAGAGGAAATTATGAACCTAAACCCCCCAAAACCAAAGCAgtccaacaaaacaaaatataaaaaaaaaaaaacagctcttgaaatttttgaaggGCACCCATTTACAAATACCTCATGTAGAGGTCAAAGTTCAAATACCCACaaaacaaaaccttaaaatttcaaatattacaTGGTGCAAAAAGAGAACACAACCACAAAATCACAGCAAAGAGCACAACTTTGAAGGAAATGTGCATACACATACCATATAAATAAACCTAATTCAAAAAACTCATACGAAAAAACCTCACAAAACCACCAAAAAAGCACCGACTAAGAAAAAAGAGTTTACCTTTGTGGGTCACAaccaaaaaacctcaaaaccaTAGATCACCATCAAATAAAAACTAAGCCTCAGCGAGAGATAGAGTGTGTCAAATTGAAATGAAAGTAGGATATTATTAGCTAGGTGGTGTAATGTGATTGGACATATAAAGTTGGGTTTTAGAGTGAGGAAGCAGAGAGCTAATAATCTTAAACATTGTTCTCGTACCACTGGTCTTGTGCTTTTTGCAAGAGTTAAATCCAAAACTATTCCTCTTCAAGTTAAGAGAGATAGAGAACATCTAACTGTTTATACAtgatctctttgattttatagGGATAGTGGCAACTTAACAAGTATGAAATGGTTGGATTCAATGAGGAGAGGAAGAGGTAAGAAATGGGGAGATGGAGAGTCTCAAACATTAAAGAAGTTATATGGGATTTTTAAAACAGTGGAGAAAGGGAGTCATGGGTGTTATGGAAGCTGAAgtagaaatttttaaaacactaatagaaaaagaatgaaaataaaataatttttttattaatagaaATAATAGCGTGGTTACTGATGTGACTTAATAagagcgtagcaacaataaatactaaatttcagctttcagatttttttttagatatatatggATTTTAAGTTGACATTTtaattagatttgttttttttagagataattaaaGTATACTACTAATTCCGCAACTCGAATTTTTTCTCCTCTAAACCTCTAAGTACTTTGAACATGAGGAGACGcaactaataaaattaattattaattcaatATATCCTAAGTTTGTAACAACTTTAcgcatttatatatttttgcatAAAGTGTCCATTTATTATACCATACACAATATAATATacacaaaaagataaaaatccgTTCAGGATATGATTTGCATAAATGGTGCAAATGTAACTATCTATTTTATGTCACCCGTCCTCATTTtagaagaaaacaaacaaaatgtgATACTCATTCAACAAatctgttttaaaaaatttcatcaaaaaaaaaaatcagtttaaaaatatatttttcttataattatacTAATCTAGTTATGACAAAGATATAATAAAccaatataatttgtaaaaatctTTACTTCATGTGAATACCATCCacttctaatatatatatatatatatatatataatattatctGGCCATGGccaaaatagtgaaaaatgaCTCTTGAAACAATCTATATCATTCCATTTCTAAATGTGATAGTAATAGCACTCCTCATTATATAAAAATCATCTATTTCATGCTTAgattaaatatttcaaaataaaaaatataaccatTGCCTTTACATGAGGTGCACTTTGTACATTATTAGCTCTAAAACATAAAATCATAACCATAAATAGACTCTATTCATTTTAAGTAATAATGGAGTGGATTCTACCGTTCATCCATCCTAGTAGACGGTCGAATCAATGCTCTTTCCCAAAAATCTTAGCCTAGAAGAATGGCATAAAGAATTTGGAATTTCTGAAATTTAATTATGCTGTTTAACTCTGATCCATTACTACTGGTAATAAACTTTAAAATAGAGAATAGTAAGCCAATTTCAGAATATGCTACAACCATTTGCTACATATGGTTGATATCTACATGACGAGGATGTAAACGATTTACATTGAAGGGAGGGAACTTTATAAAAATTCGATTCTTAAGAATACTTTTGTAGTGGCAGGATCCGGGTGTAGTACACAAAATGTAGAACTGATCCTTGATGTATCGCTTGGAGAAAAGAATTTGAAGCCAAGTTACTCAAAAAATGTAGTGACATGGCAGGAAAATAGGCAACACAGAGTTTCAAAACATGAGTTACATGTTCTTGGGTAATTTCGATACAAAGTACTTGTTGCAATTAAATCAGGCAGTGTTGCTAAAGAGTAACATTCATTCTAAGTAATTTAAGGTAAAACTGAATTTATATAAgttctctattatttttattttcagggTTATTGTATATATTAACTCCATGTCCCAACTCTTATCCTCATCTACAGTGGACCAATATGCTGGTTCCTGCCTTGTGCCAAAAACAGAAGGAACAATCACGTCAGTTTTCATGGAGTTAAAAGTGATTCTCTGGTTGGACGCGATTTAATAATACATTCTACAGAGAGTGCAAAACTAGCAAGTGCATGTGGAAAAAAAGTTCTCATTCAAGAAAAGTTACGTAGAATATGATTCTTCATCTCATGTAAAGGGAATATGAAAGTGCATGGGAAAAAGTAATACACGCTTGCGCATGCAATATGGTTGAATATCGTACCATATCATGACATGTGAGTGAAATGGAAtattattttcctattttaagGATGATTCATGACTCGTTTAGAAACTAAGAAAGAAGTCCCATTCTTTGAGTAATTGAAGTTTTCACACAAAGAAAAGTGATGGACAGGCATGGTTTTGCGTTTAATGGCTACTCCACCAACAATGGAGTTGCACCGCGTGCTGATGAATGGAGGAAACCAAGCTATGCCTCCGATGAAGGTTACGGGCCTGATATCACTGATGTTGTGGGAAGGAAGGCGCCAAGCATTCTGCGCACTCCCAGCCACAACGCACAGAGCTTTTACAGATACAGTTCTCCACCAAAGGCTGAGCCAGAGAAAGACTATGATTATGGGCTTAACTTCCCCCTAAAAGCCAAGCCAATGAAAGATGATAGATACAAAAATAGCTCCCCACCAAAGGTTCAGCTTGTGAAAGACTATGGATCAAGAAATAGTTCCCCACCAAAGGTTGAGCTAGGAAAAGATTATGGATCGAAATATAGCTCCCCACCTAAGGTCATGCCTGTGATAGATAGTGGATACCATAGCTTTCCTCTAAATGCCAAATTAGTGAAAGAATATGGATCTAGAAATAGCTCTCCACCAAAGTTTGGACCAGTGAATGACAACGGATCTAGACGTAGCTCCCCACCAAAGGTTGAGATTATGAAAGACAATGGATCCAGAAATAGCTTCCCACCAAAAGCCAAGCTAGGGAAAGACTATGGATCCAGAAATAGCTCCCCACCAAAGGTCGGGCTTATGAATGAGAATGGATTCAGACATAGCTCCCCAACAAGGGCTGATCCCGTGAATGACAATTGGTTCAAAAATAGTTCCCCACCAAAGGCATGGCCTATTAATGGGTTCAGACATAGCTCTCCATCAACGGCATGGCCTATTAACGACAATGGCCTAAGACGTAGCTCTCCACCAAAGCCCAAGTTAGTGAAAGACTATGGATTCAGAAATAACTCCCCACCAAAGGTCGAGCCTGTGTATCTCAATGGATCCAAACATAGCTCTCCACCAATGGGCTGGCCTAGGAATGACAATCGATCCAAATTTAGTTCCCCACCAAAGGTCGGGCCTATAAATGACAACCAATCCAGATTTAGCTCCCTACCACAAGCTCCCCACTATGGATCCAGAAATAGTTTGTCCCTACCAAAGGTGGGACCTGTGCTTGACAATGGATCCAAATATTGCTCTCCACCAAAGGCCAAGTTAGGAAAAGACTATGGATCTAGAAGAAGCTCCCCACCGAAGGTTGGGCCTATGAATGACAATCGATATAGAAATAGCTCTCCACCAATGTTCGAGCCAGTGAAAGACTATGGATTGCAAAATAGCTCCCTACCAAAGGCCAAGCTAGCGAAAGACCATGGATCCAGATATAGCTCCCCACCAATGGTTGGGCCAATGAAAAGCAATGAATCTAGATACAGCTCCCCACCAAAGGTTGAGTCTGTGAAAGATCATGGATATGAGCCAGTGAAAGAATATGCATATGCTGATGATAAATGGCAAACTCCTGGGAGTACTCCAGATCATCATCGCCCACAAAAGGCTGATGATTTCAACGACTGGGTCAAGGTGAATGGAAATATCGTTCAGAATGAGAATCATGATGACTACAGTGGCTATTATGGAGGCTGGGTTATGCCTAATCGTTCAACATGGGTTGCACCACCAAGTAATGATGCCACTATTGCCCCTCCACTTTATTCCTCATACGCAGCACCAGTCTCAAAAGGGCCAAAGAAAAGTGCCTATGCTGAAAGCATTGAGAGCATAGAAGCGGCAACGGGGTATGGATACTTGAACTCATCACCTTGGCCACTAAACAACTGGTGAGACTTACACAAGTGACAACCATGCATCAACATTAGAGAAGTTGCTAGGAAGTATGATAGTACAATGATTGCCTGAGCCTCGAAGTCAATACTTCCTGGGATTCTTTATTAAGTCTATTTGGGATAATCTAAAGCTATTACTACTATCTATTTTTATGAACTTATAATTTGTGTCTCAGGTCAATGGTTCCTGAGAGTTTTGTTTGGGAATGTAAGCTACTTTATTTACgtgtctgtgttttttttttttttttttttttttttttttaactaccaaattaatatatacatgTGCTTCTATGAGTAAATTTTCTTAATACCATGCCAATGATGGGTGAATCACATAaaattttgggtgtttttgtgTGTACATAGAGCTTTTATGTTCACTATTTTCAGTTGTTAATATCTCAAAGATCTTGGGTTAGGTTTCCAGCTGTTTCCCGTGAGTGTGCAAGAAAGACGACTTTCACAAAAATTCTGAGATGTTGAGGTTGAAACAATTTGGGTTTAATGCTCGTGAAGTATTGTCATTGACTGTATCCTACTTGTGCTGATTAATTGCATATAGGTCTATATGAGGGATGTAATCATGTAATATTAATTCAGTATTTTAGGCAATATGACTTAAGACCTTATGACCAGTATGGATAGAGGGAGAGGAATAAATAGGTAGAGTTGGCTGGAAAGACCAAATGACCTTTAGTATGAAATTGCAAAGAGGTAAAGACCAAGTAACCTTTTATTTTGGACAAAAAGTAGAGATTACAGTTTGTGATCAATGACATTacactttcaaaaaaataagtaaatcaTTGGAATGATTGTTACATTGTCTATTATAATCTACTAAACATATCCTAAGTAACAAAAAAGCTACCTTCATTACCAAGCAATGTTGAAGTAGCCGACATATGAGGAATTTAATGTGTAGCTTAAAATTCATCAATTTAGGTATACATGAAAAATAGGTAAaagtagaatatatataatactgTCATAAATCCattcggaaaaaaaaaatacaactaaGGAActattagaagaagaagaagaaaaaaaaaacaaaaaaaaaaaaaaggaaatttactTGATATCCTAGAAAGTTGGCTTCCATATCACCACCATCGCCATATTATGGTCCTGTTGAGATTGGACTGAAAAAACACTATATTTCAATTATGATCTCTAAAGCACAGATTTCAATTCCCGAAATTAATGACTCTAACGCTAGATATTGgcaaatgtttttgaaaaattaacaattttatatctaaaaaaccattccattcaattaaatattaaattaatcgGCATAGCATCCAATCCAAGAGAATGAGAGCCTCAGAAATGTTGATCATTTGGAGAGCAGAATCTGGAAGTTCAAGCTATAAATTTAAAAGGCAAAAGTTAAGGGATGCAACTCACgaaccatatatataattaaggAGATTGCTAGAATATTTGATGAGTTTTTCCTAATATGATGCCGGCCCATATTTTGTTTATGAGAAGTACTAATCtactaaaaaaaagttgtttaaattactaatttctTTTGTATTCAGCGTATTGGGTAAAGTTCAATTCGATCACTCAACtattaattgttttctttctcaaaaaaaaaaaaaaagctattaattgtttaaaatataatccactcctcttaaaataaaatcaatttcagCATTGAGTTCCTCTgcgtttgaattttattaaaattgatatgattttgaaatttccaCACTTCCGTAAGAACCTTTTAACTTGTGCTATATAGACCACATTTaagtaatttcaaaaaaaaattaatcaaatggAAAAGTCAAGAACGAAATTGACTTGAGTTTTAAAGTTGAGGAACTAAATTAGCGAATTGATAGTTGAATTGACATAACTAATATTTAAGGGACCATATTGAACATTATCCTTTAGTTGGAGGACAAAATTAgtagtttaaccaaaaaaaattctagagccACTGAAATGACATAGGCAACTTTCTTAAAGATACAAGGAAAACTTATCCAATTGATATGACTAGCTGTTCTTAAAACAAGGGGAGTACAGAAGCACTCTTATTTAATTTATGATAAATTTGGTCTCCCCACGGCAGaaccaaataaaaatcttctaCCCGATTTTTAATATTCTAAGTTAAATACTAGGAGATATCAAccagttgagttataaaacttTTAgtgtgtataattttttttctaataat
This genomic stretch from Quercus lobata isolate SW786 chromosome 3, ValleyOak3.0 Primary Assembly, whole genome shotgun sequence harbors:
- the LOC115979516 gene encoding extensin-1-like produces the protein MDRHGFAFNGYSTNNGVAPRADEWRKPSYASDEGYGPDITDVVGRKAPSILRTPSHNAQSFYRYSSPPKAEPEKDYDYGLNFPLKAKPMKDDRYKNSSPPKVQLVKDYGSRNSSPPKVELGKDYGSKYSSPPKVMPVIDSGYHSFPLNAKLVKEYGSRNSSPPKFGPVNDNGSRRSSPPKVEIMKDNGSRNSFPPKAKLGKDYGSRNSSPPKVGLMNENGFRHSSPTRADPVNDNWFKNSSPPKAWPINGFRHSSPSTAWPINDNGLRRSSPPKPKLVKDYGFRNNSPPKVEPVYLNGSKHSSPPMGWPRNDNRSKFSSPPKVGPINDNQSRFSSLPQAPHYGSRNSLSLPKVGPVLDNGSKYCSPPKAKLGKDYGSRRSSPPKVGPMNDNRYRNSSPPMFEPVKDYGLQNSSLPKAKLAKDHGSRYSSPPMVGPMKSNESRYSSPPKVESVKDHGYEPVKEYAYADDKWQTPGSTPDHHRPQKADDFNDWVKVNGNIVQNENHDDYSGYYGGWVMPNRSTWVAPPSNDATIAPPLYSSYAAPVSKGPKKSAYAESIESIEAATGYGYLNSSPWPLNNW